A genomic region of Mobula hypostoma chromosome 16, sMobHyp1.1, whole genome shotgun sequence contains the following coding sequences:
- the mfhas1 gene encoding malignant fibrous histiocytoma-amplified sequence 1 homolog — MAESSGSVRAVKVWREAALRCRKLRRNLRQLSLCSASEQRLALPDNIGQVQILDLANNSLRELPDGLDASLTRLRALILRRNRLCRLPAPVCALNQLAELDLAHNCLAQLPGELGRLQRLQKLCLSHNKLQLLPPQIGALHGLEELDISFNELSQLPPSFGQLQRLRTLDLDHNRLTTFPQQILRLGNLEELDFSGNKIEALPPDIMQLRSMKILWLSSLRLSDLPDTFCQLTELESLMLDNNTLHSLPESFGCLDKLKMINLSSNLFENFPNALLELVNLEELYLSRNRLSVIPQKISNISKLATLWLDNNKVRYLPDSIVNLCHLEELVLQGNQIAILPDSFGKLSKVSLWKIKDNPLIQPPYEVCMKGIPYIAAYQKELALSQPALKPRLKLVLMGAKSSGKTSLRRCLVGNQPTPPTPTVHSNGIEMTQWVADAENNLTFIVYDLAGDPNYDSIRPFFLSPGALYVLVVSLKAYEPRRFYEQVGYYLHLLGARVPHGVVCVVGAQVDECSEREVEEKCLDIHQQIAVQEKRNVDCLQAVARKVDAALRQGQGLDLRATSPHAPFYGVSDKNLRRRKAHVQYLLNHRLQILSPVIPVSCRGHLAGIGRVKDKLLSVAEHREIFPNLHRVLPRSWQRLEELHFKPQELWLSWWDSARLGLQAGLTEDRLQSALSYLHESGKLLYFEDSLTLKECVFHNLTKLIDILNVFFQRDASLLLGKVLADARLDELRAAQLQHFVEGFLLHGLLPLHVIRLLLKPHIQTQQDLHLILELLEKMGLCYCLNKPKVTPVNGATVWFKFPCYVKNEVPHAEAWINGFNLSGQPIAVEQLQVEYSFPFLFPPGLFARYSVQINSHIVHRSDGKYQIFAYRGKVPVVISYKPSESCLQADTLSIASHATLPNIWTAWQAIIPLVEELNVLLQEWPGLFFSVHVLCSKCLKRGSSNPHTFPGELLTQSRPEGVTEIICPKNGGELVDVALVYPPTPTVISPCC, encoded by the coding sequence ATGGCCGAGAGCAGCGGCAGCGTGCGGGCGGTGAAAGTGTGGCGGGAGGCGGCGCTGCGCTGCAGGAAACTCCGCCGCAACCTCCGGCAGCTGAGCCTGTGCAGCGCCAGCGAGCAGCGCCTGGCGCTCCCGGACAACATCGGCCAGGTACAGATACTCGACCTGGCCAACAACTCGCTGCGGGAACTGCCCGACGGCCTGGACGCCTCCCTTACCCGGCTGCGGGCTCTGATCCTGCGGAGGAACCGGCTGTGCCGCCTGCCCGCTCCCGTCTGCGCGCTGAACCAGCTGGCCGAGCTGGACCTGGCGCACAACTGCTTGGCCCAGCTGCCCGGCGAGCTAGGTCGGCTGCAGCGCCTGCAGAAACTCTGCCTGAGCCACAACAAGCTGCAACTGCTGCCGCCGCAGATCGGAGCCCTGCACGGCCTGGAGGAGCTTGACATCAGCTTCAACGAGCTCAGCCAGCTGCCGCCCAGCTTCGGGCAGCTGCAAAGGCTCCGGACCCTGGACCTGGATCACAACCGGCTGACCACCTTCCCGCAGCAGATCCTGCGCCTCGGGAACCTGGAGGAGCTCGACTTCTCCGGCAACAAGATCGAGGCCCTGCCTCCGGACATCATGCAGCTGCGCTCCATGAAGATCCTGTGGCTGAGCAGTCTGCGGCTCTCTGACTTGCCAGACACCTTCTGCCAACTCACCGAGCTAGAGAGCCTCATGTTGGACAACAATACCTTGCACTCCCTGCCCGAGAGCTTCGGCTGCTTGGACAAGCTCAAAATGATCAACCTGTCCTCCAACCTGTTCGAGAACTTCCCCAATGCTCTGTTGGAGCTGGTTAATTTGGAGGAGCTGTATTTGAGCAGGAACAGGCTGTCCGTGATCCCGcagaagatttccaacatctccaaGCTGGCCACCCTGTGGCTGGACAACAACAAGGTGCGTTACCTGCCCGACTCCATCGTCAACTTGTGCCACCTGGAGGAGCTGGTTCTTCAGGGCAACCAGATCGCCATCCTGCCCGACTCGTTCGGCAAGCTCTCCAAGGTCAGCCTGTGGAAGATCAAGGACAACCCTCTGATCCAGCCACCCTACGAAGTCTGCATGAAGGGAATCCCCTACATAGCCGCCTACCAGAAGGAGTTGGCCCTGTCACAGCCGGCACTCAAGCCACGGCTCAAACTGGTGCTGATGGGTGCGAAGAGCTCGGGCAAGACATCGCTGAGGCGGTGCCTGGTTGGAAACCAGCCCACTCCGCCAACCCCCACCGTGCACAGTAACGGGATCGAGATGACCCAGTGGGTGGCTGATGCTGAGAACAACCTGACCTTCATTGTCTACGATCTGGCGGGGGATCCCAATTATGACTCCATCCGCCCGTTCTTCCTCTCTCCAGGTGCGCTCTACGTCTTGGTGGTCAGTTTAAAAGCCTATGAGCCCCGTCGCTTCTACGAGCAGGTGGGCTATTACCTGCACCTGCTCGGGGCCAGGGTCCCTCACGGCGTGGTGTGCGTGGTGGGAGCACAGGTGGACGAGTGCAGCGAGAGGGAAGTGGAGGAGAAATGCTTGGACATCCACCAGCAGATCGCCGTGCAGGAGAAGCGCAACGTGGACTGCCTGCAGGCTGTAGCCAGGAAGGTGGACGCAGCCCTCAGGCAGGGTCAGGGCTTGGATCTGCGGGCCACCAGCCCGCACGCTCCTTTCTACGGGGTGTCCGACAAGAACCTGCGGAGGAGGAAGGCGCACGTCCAGTACCTGCTCAACCACCGGCTGCAGATCCTGTCTCCGGTCATCCCGGTCAGCTGTCGGGGACACCTCGCCGGCATCGGCCGCGTGAAAGACAAGCTGCTGTCGGTGGCCGAGCACCGGGAGATCTTCCCCAACCTGCACAGGGTGCTGCCGAGGTCCTGGCAGAGGTTGGAGGAGCTGCACTTTAAGCCTCAGGAGCTGTGGCTGTCGTGGTGGGACTCCGCGCGCCTGGGTCTGCAGGCTGGCCTCACCGAGGATCGTCTGCAGAGCGCCCTGTCCTACCTGCACGAGAGTGGCAAGCTGCTGTACTTCGAGGACAGCTTGACCCTGAAGGAGTGCGTCTTTCACAACCTGACCAAGCTGATCGACATCCTCAACGTCTTCTTCCAGCGCGACGCGTCGCTGCTGCTGGGCAAGGTGCTGGCGGACGCCCGGCTGGACGAACTGAGGGCGGCCCAGCTGCAGCACTTCGTGGAGGGCTTCCTGCTGCACGGCCTCCTGCCCTTGCACGTTATCCGGCTGCTGCTGAAGCCACACATCCAGACGCAGCAGGACCTGCACCTGATCCTGGAGCTTCTGGAGAAGATGGGACTGTGTTACTGCCTCAACAAGCCCAAGGTGACGCCCGTGAACGGGGCGACGGTGTGGTTCAAATTCCCGTGCTATGTGAAAAATGAGGTCCCCCACGCTGAGGCGTGGATCAACGGTTTTAATCTCTCTGGGCAGCCCATCGCAGTCGAGCAGCTGCAGGTGGAGTACAGTTTTCCCTTCCTGTTCCCACCAGGGCTGTTTGCTAGATACAGCGTCCAGATCAACTCTCATATTGTGCACCGCTCGGATGGTAAATACCAGATCTTCGCTTACAGGGGCAAGGTCCCAGTGGTCATCAGCTATAAACCGTCTGAAAGCTGCTTGCAAGCGGACACCTTATCTATTGCCAGTCACGCCACCTTGCCTAATATTTGGACTGCATGGCAAGCCATAATCCCTTTGGTGGAAGAACTGAATGTGCTGCTCCAAGAATGGCCGGGATTATTCTTTTCTGTGCATGTCCTGTGTTCCAAGTGCCTTAAAAGAGGGTCGTCAAATCCTCACACCTTTCCAG